The following proteins come from a genomic window of Alicyclobacillus dauci:
- a CDS encoding D-alanyl-D-alanine carboxypeptidase family protein, whose amino-acid sequence MRSIKWIIIALVIIAIPVVQFVRPLPHLTVQAEGATVQTLPGSAPHLDWPQEGQAALTAVGIGDMGQSGAQTPTPIASVTKVMTAYLVLKKHPLGVGQDGPTITVTNEDYKTYLDDKSKGQSVLAVKAGEKLTERQALEGLMLPSGNNVATLLANWSDGSVDKFVQDMNSTAKAMGMTHTTYADASGYLPASASTAVDQVKVFSAAMQMDAFKTIVGEAQAQLPVAGLVYNVDARLGHGGIIGGKTGSTSQAGGCFVFASQKQVGGKNVLLVGAVLGQTKGPSELMTALDEGVKLSQEAQATVRQVHVVTADQPVATVQAPWASAQVLHAGKAVDMIGWPGMQVHKVVAPAKNVKSHVNAGETVATLTVSVGNQKQTIPLKTVTAISGPSYTWRLKRL is encoded by the coding sequence GTGCGCAGCATCAAGTGGATCATCATCGCTCTCGTCATCATTGCCATCCCCGTCGTTCAATTCGTCCGACCGCTTCCGCACTTAACCGTTCAAGCGGAAGGTGCGACAGTTCAAACGCTGCCTGGATCAGCGCCTCACCTTGACTGGCCGCAAGAAGGACAGGCAGCATTGACTGCAGTGGGCATTGGCGACATGGGTCAGTCTGGTGCCCAAACCCCGACACCTATCGCCAGTGTCACGAAAGTTATGACCGCTTATTTGGTCCTCAAGAAGCACCCGTTAGGTGTGGGCCAGGACGGCCCGACCATTACGGTCACAAATGAAGACTACAAAACGTATTTGGATGATAAGTCCAAAGGCCAATCTGTCCTCGCTGTGAAGGCAGGCGAAAAACTGACCGAACGGCAGGCGCTCGAGGGCTTGATGCTTCCCTCCGGCAACAACGTTGCAACTTTGCTTGCGAACTGGTCCGACGGAAGCGTCGACAAGTTTGTACAAGATATGAATTCCACAGCAAAGGCAATGGGTATGACTCACACGACATATGCTGACGCCAGTGGTTATCTCCCAGCGAGTGCCAGTACGGCTGTGGACCAAGTGAAGGTATTTTCGGCAGCAATGCAAATGGATGCATTCAAAACCATTGTGGGCGAAGCACAAGCACAGCTTCCAGTTGCAGGTCTCGTGTACAATGTCGACGCCCGTCTTGGACATGGCGGGATTATCGGCGGTAAAACTGGCAGCACTTCGCAAGCCGGAGGTTGCTTCGTATTCGCTTCACAAAAACAAGTGGGCGGTAAAAACGTCTTGCTAGTTGGTGCCGTGCTCGGACAGACGAAGGGTCCATCGGAACTCATGACAGCACTCGATGAGGGCGTGAAGCTTTCCCAAGAAGCTCAGGCGACGGTTCGTCAAGTGCATGTGGTCACGGCCGATCAGCCTGTTGCCACGGTCCAAGCGCCATGGGCAAGTGCACAAGTCTTGCACGCTGGGAAAGCGGTCGATATGATTGGTTGGCCTGGGATGCAAGTTCATAAGGTCGTTGCACCAGCAAAGAATGTGAAGAGTCACGTGAATGCTGGTGAAACTGTCGCGACGCTCACCGTTTCCGTGGGAAATCAGAAACAGACCATTCCATTGAAGACTGTGACGGCAATTAGCGGTCCCAGCTACACGTGGAGGTTGAAGCGGCTCTAA
- a CDS encoding CcdC family protein: protein MNSSVATVVASVIAVVFALSVIVVRMRASRRPTNARKILIPPVMMSTGFLMYIFPFTHERFEYAVIAFLAGCVLSYPLILTSKMYMRDGNVYLQRSKAFIYILLGLLVLRMILHSVVEQYVDIYQTGSLFFVLAFGMLLPWRLAMYMQYRRISERGPSESSVESKA, encoded by the coding sequence ATGAATAGTTCAGTGGCCACGGTCGTTGCATCGGTGATCGCGGTGGTGTTTGCGCTCAGTGTCATCGTCGTTCGAATGCGTGCGTCTCGACGGCCCACGAATGCGCGAAAGATTTTAATCCCGCCCGTGATGATGAGCACTGGCTTTTTGATGTACATTTTTCCGTTCACGCATGAGCGGTTTGAATATGCTGTCATCGCATTCCTTGCCGGGTGCGTCTTAAGCTACCCACTGATTCTCACGTCAAAAATGTATATGCGAGACGGCAATGTCTACCTGCAACGATCGAAAGCGTTTATTTACATTCTTTTGGGGTTGCTTGTTCTTCGCATGATCTTGCATAGTGTGGTAGAGCAATACGTTGATATCTATCAAACAGGGTCACTATTTTTTGTGCTTGCTTTCGGCATGCTGCTTCCATGGAGACTCGCTATGTATATGCAGTATCGCCGAATTTCCGAGCGCGGACCGAGCGAATCGTCTGTCGAGTCCAAAGCTTAA
- a CDS encoding helix-turn-helix domain-containing protein — MASQELTVEMVVQRLGITPRTLHYYEEVGLISPVRRTSGGHRLYDDRTVAQLEQIMRLKETLGYSLQEIKQVLSVEEAMDSYRQDLGGNLTVEERRKILESSVQMLGDLVRQIDTKVGRLVQMKDAYQVRIVRAQEMIQELQDDP, encoded by the coding sequence ATGGCTAGTCAAGAATTGACTGTTGAAATGGTGGTTCAGCGCTTGGGGATAACGCCTCGGACGCTACATTACTATGAGGAAGTCGGACTGATTTCCCCCGTTCGCAGGACGAGCGGGGGACATCGTCTGTATGACGACAGGACGGTCGCACAACTCGAACAAATTATGCGGCTGAAGGAGACGCTGGGTTACTCGCTGCAAGAGATCAAACAAGTTCTCAGCGTCGAGGAAGCAATGGATTCATACCGACAGGACTTGGGCGGGAACTTGACCGTTGAGGAACGCAGGAAGATTCTTGAGAGTTCCGTGCAGATGTTGGGTGATTTAGTGCGGCAAATAGACACGAAAGTTGGGCGCCTGGTGCAGATGAAGGATGCGTATCAGGTGCGGATCGTACGGGCCCAGGAAATGATTCAAGAGTTACAGGATGATCCGTGA
- a CDS encoding transglycosylase domain-containing protein gives MPHLVRRWISILAGLVITLVLLIALVFYLAVRFMPFQAAQLEKVHQPSVVYASDGSKLMTLGSQNTDLTYQQIPKNLQNAIVATEDHTFWTNSGIDIKSVFRSAFVDVFSGSLAQGASTIPEQLAKITYLTANKTFSRKFQQIILGVQINRNFTKQEILAMYLNRVPLGESSTGADQGALRYFGIDLKKNPNQLTLPQAALLAGLPQAPSAYDPLQHPKAALARRNQVLENMAHWGYISEAQAQQAEQAPLGVKFHSFQGDGWDSQPLLTNFLLDYLNKHKISPDEVQQGGLQIYTTISPAVQNAVNQVFWSGQYDSDFPGPTSGTVVQGAGIFVDPKTGGILGAAGSRKQGYTSLGLDRIYSSSSPGSSIKPIMDYAPAIESGKWSYTSVLNNAPQDFGGGYTPHNWNASGPSKVTLQYGIEWSQNIASVWLLQQIGLKTGADFAAKDGIPLTSSDYNHLGIAIGGLENGVTPMDMVGAYTPFANQGVRSQPYLITKIVNAQGTEIYQESPSQKQVMTADTADKMTRLMQDVVDFGTGQSAKLANWGVAGKTGTVQYDTGLNGSHPNWIRDGWFDGYTPTIVGSIHIGYDHSSPTNHMTMSPVDPSANAAKLFHDVIALALQNQQPQQFANGPYPYVTGTADGVNYVQQQQQPSQSQTSGLQGLQASYDPAKNQVTLNWSGGFPTTVAYTVMRQTMGTGSTDQQTPVGQTTGTSLVDTNVQPNQVYQYTVQATDPNSGQPLGNPVSTTVATGNVTPPGQGQGDGGGGQVPPGNGTGPAGGGPGDGSGGPGGSTGPGNGPGGPGSGGPGPGQGGTGNGSSAPTGYVGPGPGHHHHGHH, from the coding sequence GTGCCGCATTTGGTACGGCGGTGGATATCCATTTTGGCTGGATTGGTCATCACCTTGGTGCTACTGATTGCCCTTGTTTTTTATTTGGCAGTCCGTTTTATGCCTTTCCAGGCCGCACAGCTTGAAAAGGTGCACCAACCGTCTGTTGTATACGCTAGTGACGGTTCGAAGTTGATGACTTTAGGTTCACAAAACACAGACTTAACGTATCAACAGATTCCAAAGAATTTGCAAAACGCCATTGTCGCAACGGAGGATCACACGTTCTGGACGAATTCCGGGATCGACATCAAGTCCGTGTTCCGATCCGCCTTTGTTGACGTGTTTTCCGGCAGCTTGGCACAGGGTGCAAGCACGATCCCTGAGCAGTTGGCCAAAATCACTTATCTGACGGCGAATAAAACATTCTCGCGGAAATTTCAACAGATCATTCTTGGAGTGCAGATCAATCGCAATTTCACCAAACAAGAAATTCTCGCCATGTACTTGAATCGCGTTCCACTGGGCGAGAGCAGCACGGGAGCAGATCAAGGGGCGTTACGCTATTTCGGAATCGATTTGAAGAAAAACCCGAACCAATTGACGTTGCCGCAAGCAGCTCTGTTAGCCGGGCTACCGCAGGCGCCATCGGCCTACGATCCGCTTCAACACCCGAAAGCCGCCCTTGCTCGTCGGAATCAGGTCCTAGAAAATATGGCTCACTGGGGCTACATTTCCGAAGCCCAGGCACAACAGGCTGAGCAAGCACCACTGGGCGTCAAGTTCCACTCATTCCAGGGGGATGGTTGGGACAGCCAACCGCTGCTCACCAATTTCTTGTTAGACTACTTAAATAAACACAAGATTTCACCGGATGAGGTTCAGCAGGGCGGTTTGCAAATTTACACCACCATCAGCCCCGCTGTCCAAAACGCCGTCAATCAAGTGTTTTGGAGTGGTCAGTACGACAGCGATTTCCCCGGCCCGACGTCGGGCACAGTCGTCCAGGGAGCGGGAATTTTCGTCGACCCAAAAACGGGCGGTATTTTAGGTGCGGCCGGATCGAGAAAACAAGGGTATACGTCGCTTGGGTTGGATCGCATATATAGTTCCAGTTCACCGGGTTCCTCCATCAAGCCCATCATGGACTACGCACCCGCCATTGAGTCTGGCAAGTGGTCGTATACGTCCGTGTTAAACAACGCACCACAGGACTTCGGTGGAGGGTACACTCCGCACAACTGGAACGCGAGCGGTCCAAGTAAGGTGACGTTGCAGTACGGGATCGAGTGGTCGCAGAACATCGCGTCTGTGTGGCTGCTTCAACAGATCGGTTTGAAAACGGGCGCTGATTTCGCCGCGAAGGACGGCATCCCGCTGACGAGCAGTGATTACAATCACCTCGGGATTGCCATCGGCGGCTTGGAAAATGGCGTAACACCCATGGACATGGTTGGCGCGTACACACCGTTCGCGAACCAAGGCGTTCGATCCCAACCGTATCTCATCACCAAAATCGTCAACGCACAAGGCACAGAGATTTATCAGGAATCACCTTCACAGAAACAGGTGATGACAGCTGATACGGCCGACAAAATGACACGGTTAATGCAGGACGTCGTGGATTTCGGCACAGGTCAGTCTGCGAAACTGGCAAACTGGGGTGTGGCGGGCAAAACGGGAACAGTCCAGTACGATACGGGCTTAAACGGAAGCCACCCGAACTGGATTCGCGATGGCTGGTTTGACGGCTATACACCGACGATTGTCGGCAGCATTCACATCGGCTACGATCATTCTTCGCCCACCAACCACATGACGATGTCACCAGTGGATCCGTCCGCGAACGCAGCAAAGCTGTTCCACGACGTGATCGCGTTGGCCCTGCAAAACCAGCAGCCACAGCAGTTTGCGAACGGACCGTATCCGTATGTAACGGGAACGGCGGACGGGGTCAACTACGTTCAACAGCAACAGCAGCCTTCGCAATCTCAAACATCGGGCCTTCAGGGGCTTCAAGCCTCCTACGATCCGGCGAAAAACCAGGTCACCCTGAACTGGAGCGGCGGCTTCCCGACAACCGTTGCGTACACCGTCATGCGCCAAACGATGGGAACTGGCTCAACCGATCAACAAACGCCAGTTGGCCAGACGACAGGTACGAGCTTGGTGGACACAAATGTTCAGCCAAATCAGGTCTACCAGTACACGGTCCAAGCAACTGACCCGAACTCCGGCCAACCGCTTGGCAACCCTGTGTCGACGACCGTCGCCACGGGAAACGTGACACCTCCAGGCCAAGGTCAGGGTGATGGCGGTGGCGGCCAAGTCCCGCCTGGAAATGGAACTGGCCCGGCGGGTGGCGGCCCGGGAGACGGTAGCGGCGGTCCAGGGGGCTCGACCGGCCCAGGCAATGGTCCGGGTGGTCCGGGTAGCGGCGGTCCGGGACCCGGCCAAGGTGGCACGGGGAACGGAAGTTCCGCCCCCACTGGGTATGTAGGTCCTGGCCCTGGACATCATCATCATGGACATCATTGA
- a CDS encoding hydrolase: protein MAGIELDMEKTALVVIDMQKGILSLPCAPYKATDVLKKTVELANAFRSKGGFVVLVNVDSHDGRDMLQPVTDTPTQASTGERPRDWSVIAPELGPKSSDLCVTKRQWGAFFGTELDLQLRRRGVDTIVLCGIATDIGVETTAREAYQLGYQQVFVEDAMTALSEEQHRHPLKYLMPRMGRVRSTDEIVSSLTL, encoded by the coding sequence ATGGCTGGTATTGAGTTGGATATGGAGAAGACCGCGCTGGTGGTCATTGATATGCAGAAGGGGATTTTGTCGCTGCCGTGTGCACCGTACAAGGCTACGGATGTACTGAAGAAGACAGTGGAGTTGGCGAATGCGTTTCGTTCAAAGGGCGGATTTGTGGTTCTGGTCAATGTGGACTCTCATGACGGTCGGGATATGTTGCAACCGGTGACGGACACCCCGACGCAGGCGAGCACGGGGGAACGACCAAGGGATTGGAGTGTCATTGCGCCGGAACTTGGGCCGAAGTCCTCTGATTTGTGTGTTACGAAGCGGCAGTGGGGGGCATTTTTCGGGACGGAATTAGATCTTCAACTGCGCAGGCGTGGGGTGGATACGATTGTGCTTTGTGGGATCGCGACGGACATTGGCGTGGAAACGACTGCCCGCGAAGCCTATCAATTGGGGTATCAACAAGTCTTTGTAGAGGATGCAATGACGGCTTTATCCGAAGAGCAGCATAGGCATCCGCTGAAATATTTGATGCCGCGGATGGGCCGGGTGCGGTCTACGGACGAGATCGTGTCAAGTTTAACGCTGTAA
- a CDS encoding MMPL family transporter, translating to MLERYATFIHKFRFLIMIVWVVLTAAAYVGLPSLSEVVSHKSTQFLPSNSTVVVSQNLLQQINPSQTSKSTAVVAMNNPRGLTDADKQYFRDKLSALDRNHEKYGVESVQDVYNTDASVSSKFNSSDHTVQIAVIGFPKQDVDQATADSLKHVKSVFSDPPKDAKILFTGDVPIQQDQVSISLNGAAKTAVVTVILVLVILLIVFRSVVTPLVTLLAIGLSYLMSSSIVGWLGSLGLPVSTFTNTFLIAIIFGAGTDYSIIILNRFREEIGHGQEGISALASALRGITKTVIFSALTVFVSFAILYFAHFGLYQTAVGVAVGIFITLVACLTFIPALILSLGRIVFWPRKIGSGVAHKPSRIWGATAHLALNYPWRTLLGIAIVLIPIGLLFTDKRTFDPMSDIPGAPSVTGFNTVARAFGPGDVMPMDIVIKSPQDLRTSEGLTTIENVSNAVAKLNGVHEVDSATRPQGKVIQAFQLANQNTQAASGLSQVQNGLNSLANQFNTVSGSQGTQKLVSGAQGVSQGANELSHGLTQTASQTGQLVQGAAQVQQGAQSLAQGQNQLSKGASATATGARQVAAGLAQASEAAQQVSNGATQLNHSQAQLAQSASNLANALAAWAKAHPSATADPSWQQIEKLAQGTAQGVSQAAKGTQQLSNGMSQLSGSLSKLQNGAQQVSKGTQQVAVSGQKLAAASAQIANGSKQVATGTGRLQTGLQQLSQGANQLASGSSQLAGGVSTLSSSLSQLNTGLVKANQALNQLSGGVGQVRGALNQSSKATSTGNPGFYVPPSALNNASMQKAIDAYVSKDGHIADIRVILSTNPYSMESINRMPAIQQQAEAAFIQSPIHSGQMYLSGTTPTQAELNRVSSADFTRTMALVLVAIFLILVLLLRSIISPLYIIASLAGTYFVTMGILQTVSVHVLGKAGVSWTIPFFVFLLLVALGVDYSIFLMSRFDEELKSGRPSIRSAMHSAMKNMGNVIFSAAAIMAGTFGSMAVAGVTSLVEIGISIIVGLFVYSFILLAFFVPACAAVVGEGHFWPFRRPDDSAR from the coding sequence GTGCTTGAACGCTATGCTACTTTTATCCACAAATTTCGTTTTCTGATCATGATTGTATGGGTCGTATTAACCGCCGCGGCCTACGTTGGATTGCCTTCACTCAGTGAAGTGGTGTCACACAAGAGCACTCAGTTTCTTCCGAGCAATTCCACCGTCGTCGTCTCCCAGAATCTGCTCCAGCAAATCAATCCAAGTCAGACGTCAAAGAGCACTGCCGTGGTCGCAATGAACAACCCTCGTGGGCTGACCGACGCGGACAAACAGTATTTCCGTGACAAACTGTCCGCTCTCGACCGCAATCACGAAAAGTACGGAGTAGAGAGCGTCCAAGACGTGTACAACACAGACGCCTCGGTGTCGTCGAAATTTAATAGCAGCGATCACACCGTTCAGATCGCCGTCATCGGCTTTCCCAAACAAGACGTTGACCAAGCCACGGCCGACTCGCTGAAGCATGTCAAATCAGTTTTCTCGGACCCGCCCAAAGACGCGAAGATCCTCTTTACGGGCGACGTACCGATCCAGCAGGACCAAGTCAGCATCTCCTTGAACGGAGCAGCGAAGACAGCCGTCGTCACCGTCATTCTGGTGCTCGTCATCCTGCTCATTGTCTTTCGATCCGTCGTCACGCCCCTCGTCACACTTCTCGCCATCGGCCTGTCTTATTTGATGTCGAGCAGCATCGTCGGTTGGTTGGGCAGTCTGGGCTTGCCCGTCTCGACGTTCACGAACACATTTCTCATCGCCATTATTTTTGGGGCCGGAACGGACTACTCAATCATCATTTTGAACCGGTTCCGGGAGGAGATCGGGCACGGCCAAGAGGGCATTTCGGCGCTTGCCTCCGCGCTGCGCGGCATCACCAAAACGGTCATCTTTAGTGCACTCACCGTCTTTGTCTCATTCGCGATTCTCTACTTTGCACACTTTGGACTGTACCAAACGGCCGTAGGTGTGGCCGTAGGGATTTTCATCACGCTCGTCGCTTGCCTCACGTTCATTCCCGCCCTCATTTTATCGCTGGGGAGAATCGTGTTTTGGCCCCGCAAAATCGGCAGTGGCGTGGCCCACAAGCCCTCTCGCATCTGGGGCGCTACAGCTCATCTGGCCCTCAACTATCCATGGCGAACGTTGCTTGGAATCGCCATTGTACTCATACCAATCGGTCTCCTGTTTACCGACAAACGCACATTCGATCCGATGTCGGACATCCCCGGAGCCCCGTCGGTCACAGGGTTTAACACGGTGGCACGAGCATTTGGGCCTGGTGATGTCATGCCGATGGACATCGTGATCAAGTCTCCGCAGGACCTACGGACGTCGGAGGGCTTGACGACCATTGAGAACGTATCCAACGCCGTGGCAAAATTGAACGGCGTGCACGAGGTGGACAGCGCGACTCGTCCTCAAGGGAAAGTCATCCAAGCGTTCCAACTCGCCAACCAAAACACGCAAGCGGCAAGTGGATTGAGCCAAGTACAAAACGGACTAAACAGCCTGGCTAACCAGTTCAACACCGTGTCCGGGTCACAGGGGACACAAAAGTTGGTGAGCGGCGCACAAGGCGTCAGCCAAGGCGCGAACGAGCTCAGCCACGGTCTCACCCAGACAGCCAGCCAAACCGGGCAACTCGTGCAGGGGGCAGCACAGGTTCAGCAGGGTGCTCAAAGCTTGGCGCAGGGCCAGAATCAATTGTCCAAGGGGGCCAGTGCGACCGCGACAGGCGCTCGTCAAGTGGCGGCCGGACTCGCCCAAGCTTCAGAGGCCGCTCAACAAGTGTCGAACGGGGCAACACAATTGAATCATTCCCAAGCGCAGTTGGCACAAAGTGCATCAAACCTGGCCAACGCCCTCGCCGCCTGGGCAAAAGCGCATCCGTCAGCTACAGCCGACCCGAGTTGGCAGCAAATCGAGAAACTCGCACAGGGAACTGCACAAGGCGTCAGCCAAGCTGCAAAGGGGACTCAACAACTGAGCAACGGAATGAGTCAACTCAGCGGATCGCTATCAAAGTTACAAAATGGTGCACAACAGGTGAGCAAAGGAACACAACAAGTTGCTGTGAGCGGGCAGAAACTTGCGGCCGCTTCGGCGCAGATCGCAAATGGATCCAAACAGGTTGCGACGGGAACCGGTCGACTTCAAACGGGCCTACAACAACTGTCGCAGGGAGCAAACCAGTTGGCGAGTGGATCCTCGCAGTTGGCGGGCGGGGTATCCACACTCAGCAGTTCGTTAAGCCAACTGAACACTGGTTTAGTCAAAGCGAACCAGGCATTGAATCAGCTATCAGGAGGCGTCGGCCAAGTAAGAGGCGCGCTCAATCAGTCCTCCAAAGCGACGAGCACCGGGAATCCCGGATTTTACGTTCCCCCTTCCGCACTCAACAACGCCAGTATGCAGAAGGCCATTGATGCCTATGTCTCGAAGGACGGTCATATTGCCGACATTCGTGTGATCCTGAGCACGAATCCGTACAGTATGGAGTCTATCAATCGCATGCCAGCCATTCAGCAACAGGCCGAGGCGGCATTTATTCAAAGCCCCATCCATTCAGGCCAGATGTACTTGTCAGGCACGACCCCGACACAAGCAGAGCTGAATCGGGTGTCTTCGGCGGACTTCACCCGGACTATGGCCTTGGTCCTTGTCGCCATTTTCCTGATTTTGGTACTGTTGCTTCGGTCCATCATCTCGCCACTGTACATTATCGCGTCCCTAGCGGGCACATATTTTGTGACGATGGGCATTCTTCAGACCGTGTCCGTTCACGTTCTCGGCAAGGCGGGTGTCAGTTGGACCATCCCGTTCTTTGTCTTCCTGCTGCTCGTTGCACTTGGTGTCGATTACTCCATCTTTCTGATGTCGCGGTTCGACGAGGAACTCAAATCTGGGCGCCCCTCCATTCGATCCGCCATGCACAGCGCCATGAAAAACATGGGCAACGTCATCTTTTCCGCAGCCGCCATCATGGCTGGAACATTCGGGTCCATGGCTGTGGCGGGCGTGACATCGTTAGTCGAGATCGGGATATCGATCATCGTAGGTCTCTTCGTTTACTCGTTTATCTTGCTGGCGTTCTTTGTCCCGGCCTGCGCTGCCGTCGTGGGAGAGGGGCACTTCTGGCCGTTCCGCCGTCCAGACGATTCTGCGCGTTAA
- a CDS encoding MFS transporter has product MYWKVGDEMGQQALRQSHYKWIALTNTTLGVLMASINGTILIIALPVIFAGLHVDPLQGGQTGLLLWVLLGFNVATTVLLVTFGRLSDMFGRVKLYNFGFLVFTIGSVLCSLTWSKGTSGEIELILFRVLQGVGGAFLFANSAAILTDAFPENQRGLALGLNQIASVGGSVVGLVIGGLLAATGDWRFIFLVNVPVGLFGTIWGFFALKEVARQSTHQRMDLAGNLTLGLGILGIMLGLTYGIMPYGHSTMGWANPMVLIGLIGGALMLCLFVLVESRVKQPLFHLSLFKSRAFSAGNIASFLSSLARGGLQFMLIIWLQGIYLPLHGVSYENTPLVAGLYTLPQKVGFLLAGPVSGYLSDKFGARMFATVGLLIAAFGFLLLITLPSNFNHWLFWTYILVIGVGMGLFSSPNSAAIMNAVPSKYRGVASGMRSTFNNAGQMMSMGLFFSIVIAGLAQTLPKAMYSGMVEHDVPQHAASVIAQTPPTASLFAALLGYNPLQSLLGSDGLNILHTLPRDQAEALTGKQFFPNLISGPFHHGLAWAFVISLIMLVIGAIASMLGGKQFVYRDEEIRPEVLK; this is encoded by the coding sequence GTGTACTGGAAAGTGGGAGATGAAATGGGACAGCAGGCATTGCGACAGTCCCATTACAAATGGATTGCCTTGACGAACACAACGTTGGGTGTGCTCATGGCGTCCATCAATGGGACAATTCTGATTATTGCGCTACCTGTCATCTTTGCGGGTTTGCATGTAGACCCACTGCAGGGTGGGCAGACGGGCCTTCTATTGTGGGTTCTGTTGGGCTTTAATGTTGCTACGACCGTTTTGTTGGTCACATTCGGCAGGCTGTCGGATATGTTTGGACGTGTGAAGCTGTACAATTTCGGATTTCTTGTCTTCACCATCGGATCGGTTCTTTGCTCGCTGACTTGGAGTAAGGGGACGAGTGGCGAGATCGAGCTGATTTTGTTTCGTGTTTTACAAGGTGTTGGCGGGGCATTTTTGTTTGCCAACAGTGCAGCGATTCTCACGGATGCCTTTCCCGAGAATCAACGTGGGTTGGCACTCGGCCTCAATCAGATTGCTTCCGTCGGCGGCAGCGTTGTAGGGCTTGTGATTGGAGGTCTATTGGCTGCAACGGGGGATTGGCGGTTTATATTTCTCGTCAATGTTCCTGTTGGTCTTTTTGGAACCATTTGGGGATTTTTTGCTTTGAAAGAAGTTGCGCGCCAATCCACACATCAGCGGATGGATTTAGCGGGAAACCTTACTTTGGGCCTTGGTATTTTGGGCATCATGCTTGGTTTGACTTACGGCATTATGCCCTACGGACACAGTACCATGGGGTGGGCCAATCCGATGGTACTCATAGGTCTTATCGGCGGCGCCCTGATGTTGTGTTTGTTTGTCCTGGTTGAATCTCGCGTCAAGCAGCCGTTGTTTCACCTCTCCTTGTTCAAGAGCCGCGCCTTTAGTGCGGGCAACATTGCTTCGTTCCTGTCCTCACTAGCACGGGGTGGACTTCAGTTTATGTTGATCATTTGGCTACAGGGAATTTATCTCCCATTGCACGGCGTGTCATATGAAAACACGCCACTGGTTGCCGGGCTCTACACGCTTCCGCAGAAGGTTGGTTTTCTGTTGGCCGGTCCCGTGAGCGGATATCTATCCGACAAATTTGGTGCTCGCATGTTCGCGACGGTGGGGCTATTGATCGCTGCATTTGGGTTCCTGCTCTTGATCACCCTCCCATCCAATTTCAATCACTGGCTGTTCTGGACATACATATTGGTAATTGGCGTGGGGATGGGACTCTTTTCGTCACCAAATAGTGCAGCCATCATGAATGCTGTGCCCTCGAAGTACAGGGGCGTTGCATCTGGCATGCGATCCACCTTCAACAATGCAGGTCAGATGATGAGTATGGGGCTGTTTTTCTCTATCGTCATTGCGGGTTTGGCTCAAACGTTGCCGAAAGCCATGTATAGCGGAATGGTAGAACACGACGTGCCTCAGCATGCGGCGAGCGTGATCGCGCAAACACCGCCCACAGCGTCACTCTTTGCGGCTTTATTGGGGTACAACCCATTGCAAAGTCTGCTCGGATCGGACGGATTGAATATTCTTCACACGCTGCCGAGGGACCAGGCAGAGGCACTTACGGGTAAGCAGTTCTTTCCGAATCTGATTTCGGGACCGTTTCATCACGGGCTTGCTTGGGCGTTCGTGATCTCTCTCATCATGCTCGTCATCGGGGCCATTGCCTCCATGCTGGGGGGTAAACAATTTGTCTACCGTGACGAGGAGATAAGGCCGGAAGTTTTAAAATGA